A single region of the Garra rufa chromosome 20, GarRuf1.0, whole genome shotgun sequence genome encodes:
- the ldlrad2 gene encoding low-density lipoprotein receptor class A domain-containing protein 2, translating to MARVRCIQHLSGWFVLFSLMIRQSHSIETVNVVDFCGQTIQGDGMIVKSHQESRKYYFVSMGTDCHLTMQSATPRDKVQFYFRFFLVYSLLRVSPHSPAPLFPESPRGSSSSGPTRPDLSLEPTTKEEPEDPCHAGSYIQFYDGRDKSAPPIGQPLCGKSPPRPVLSTGNFLTLRLVTRGTQPRVDFVGDFTSFRLGFNQSECSGQPYFNCRNGKCIPMSLVCADDKGIDNCGDGSDLIDYPGCNGPLSTPKPPQHHVTQPAQMLNVHTQTVSTLKNCATPNAMPDPDSVTDSQFSISLLALYVVLGVMAGGVLMCWCCWAPGWFFWRVSVFRFLPCCNSCCASCQLCGRSCMQNKDHRLAKVTPEGTATSVSSTTTVAV from the exons ATGGCCCGAGTGCGATGCATTCAGCACCTGTCAGGATGGTTTGTTCTCTTCAGCTTAATGATACGCCAGAGTCACTCCATTGAGACAG TCAATGTCGTGGACTTCTGCGGACAGACAATACAGGGGGACGGCATGATCGTAAAGTCCCACCAGGAGTCCCGGAAGTACTACTTTGTCTCCATGGGAACAGATTGCCACCTCACCATGCAGTCCGCCACCCCCCGGGACAAGGTGCAGTTCTACTTCCGCTTCTTTCTAGTCTACAGCTTGCTAAGAGTGTCCCCACACAGCCCCGCACCCCTCTTCCCAGAATCACCCAGGGGGTCCTCCTCATCTGGCCCGACACGGCCTGATTTGAGCTTAGAGCCAACCACCAAGGAGGAGCCTGAAGACCCCTGCCACGCTGGCTCTTACATTCAGTTCTACGATGGGAGGGATAAGTCCGCACCCCCTATTGGCCAGCCACTCTGTGGGAAGAGCCCTCCCCGACCGGTGTTGTCAACGGGCAACTTTTTGACTCTGCGTCTCGTGACGCGAGGAACTCAGCCAAGGGTGGACTTTGTTGGAGACTTCACTTCATTCAGGCTGG GTTTTAACCAATCAGAGTGCAGCGGACAGCCTTACTTCAACTGTCGCAATGGGAAGTGTATTCCCATGAGTCTGGTTTGTGCCGATGATAAAGGCATTGACAATTGTGGTGATGGCAGCGACTTAATTGATTATCCTGGTTGCAATG GACCTCTATCTACACCCAAGCCTCCACAGCATCATGTTACCCAACCAGCACAGATGCTGAATGTTCACACTCAAACAGTGTCCACTTTAAAGAACTGTGCCACTCCAAATGCCATGCCTGATCCGGATTCTGTAACTG ATTCCCAGTTTTCCATTTCTCTGCTGGCGCTGTATGTGGTTCTGGGTGTGATGGCAGGAGGGGTTCTCATGTGCTGGTGCTGTTGGGCCCCTGGCTGGTTCTTTTGGCGCGTTAGTGTTTTTCGTTTCTTGCCCTGCTGCAACTCCTGCTGCGCGTCCTGCCAGCTCTGTGGACGGAGCTGCATGCAAAACAAGGACCACCGATTGGCAAAGGTTACACCGGAAGGAACCGCAACATCTGTGTCATCTACCACCACAGTGGCTGTGTAA
- the usp48 gene encoding ubiquitin carboxyl-terminal hydrolase 48, with product MAPRLQLEKAAWKWAETVKPEDITHEHIELAYRIAVSACKRGACRRNCKGNPNCLVGIGEQSWLGEIDENAFHNIDDPNSERRDKNTFVGLTNLGATCYVNTFLQVWFHNLELRRALYQFQNSRAEGHNTDLDYEPRTICEHLQYLFALLQNSNRRYIDPSGLVKALGLDTGQQQDAQEFSKLFLSLLEDTLSKQKDPNLQNVIQQQFCGQFSYFTVCNKCGRESPLPSRFYELELNIQGHKNLTECVTEFLKEEKLDGDNRYYCESCQSKQNATRRIKLQSLPRTLNFQLMRFVFDRQSGHKKKLNTFISFPEVLDMGPFLVGKEENCTYELSAVLIHRGVSAYSGHYIAHVRDAHTNDWYKFNDEEIEKMEGKKLQLGIEEDIAETAKSQTRKPKCSKGYHCSRNAYMLVYKQQTEEIDQTETIVEVPVFLQKLVDQDNKKFEEWCNEMADMRKQSVDKGKAKHEEVKELYELLPAEDGQSYEFVPLEWLKKWLDDSTAIKEIDNSQFLCSHGKLHPDKIGDVKRISSKAADLLFSRYGGVSRLGQSSLCRDCVTQRCRVIRLKNQLNEDYREVMNLVKASLKSDESGFWIGKASLRSWRQLALDQLEEDEEETKHNNSKVNGEKSSSAGAKADGVKGESEDGDGEEMKNFNEDILCYHGGLSILENDRRLVSAEVWHKLRMYFPKAPEFPHSREACQQCMRLEREGKENEALNRMMANEQKSSLLNLFQEKNRPTLQKWPQDSDVLYIVPHYFVDEWRKFIRRPAKSNPVSNVGNSILLCPHGGFMFTYDSMLQGDAQHIALLWPAEWEVISKMFLVDQAISICRIHDKTQDNGNVQYQTHPDLCRECREGFIFQQQRDMREYAQATVYVRKVIDKKRMIKESAPEFSVSGSDVEDEREEPKFDGEKDPDFSQSEIGAKRQKLNETVSLSTAPVTTASKSGIRRSTRHRKLRGEKALIVSANQTLKELKIQIMHAFSVAPFDQNLSIDGRCLTDDSATLGSLGVIPESIICLKADEPIADYAAMDDVYQVCMPEEGFKGTGLLGH from the exons ATGGCTCCTCGGTTGCAGCTGGAAAAAGCTGCTTGGAAGTGGGCAGAGACGGTCAAACCAGAGGACATCACACATGAACATATCGAGTTAGCTTATAGGATCGCAGTGTCGGCATGCAAAAGAGGGGCATGCAG GAGGAACTGTAAAGGGAATCCCAATTGCCTAGTCGGTATTGGGGAACAATCATGGTTGGGAGAAATTGATGAAAATGCCTTCCACAACATTGATGACCCAAATTCAGAACGACGAGATAAG AACACATTTGTAGGCCTGACGAATCTTGGTGCCACGTGTTACGTGAACACTTTCCTCCAGGTGTGGTTCCACAATCTGGAGCTTCGTAGAGCTTTATATCAATTTCAGAATTCCAGAGCAGAGGGGCACAACACGGATTTAG ATTATGAACCACGGACGATATGTGAACATCTCCAGTATCTGTTTGCATTGCTACAGAACAGCAACAGACGGTATATCGACCCTTCGGGGCTGGTAAAGGCTCTTGGGCTTGACACAGGACAGCAGCAG GATGCTCAGGAATTCTCCAAACTCTTCCTTTCACTTCTCGAAGACACACTTTCAAAGCAGAAGGACCCAAATCTCCAAAATGTCATCCAACAGCAGTTCTGTGGACAGTTCTCTTATTTTACAGT ATGCAACAAATGTGGACGTGAATCTCCTCTACCATCACGATTTTATGAGCTGGAGTTGAACATTCAAGGACACAAAAACCTCACGGAGTGTGTTACAGAGTTTCTTAAG GAGGAGAAGCTGGACGGTGATAATCGCTACTATTGTGAAAGTTGTCAAAGTAAACAGAACGCCACCCGTCGGATCAAGCTCCAGAGTCTTCCCCGCACACTCAACTTTCAGCTCATGCGTTTCGTTTTTGATAG GCAAAGTGGTCATAAGAAGAAACTCAACACCTTCATTAGTTTTCCTGAAGTTCTTGATATGGGGCCATTTTTGGTAGGAAAAG AAGAAAATTGTACGTATGAGCTCAGTGCGGTGTTGATTCACCGTGGCGTGAGTGCATACTCTGGGCACTACATCGCTCATGTAAGAGACGCCCACACTAATGACTGGTACAAATTCAATGATGAGGAGATTGAGAAAATGGAGGGCAAAAAACTTCAGCTGGGCATTGAGGAAGACATag CCGAGACTGCCAAGTCTCAAACCCGAAAGCCAAAATGTAGCAAAGGCTATCACTGTTCGAGAAATGCGTACATGTTAGTGTACAAACAACAGACAGAAGAGATTGACCAAACAGAAACGATCGTTGAAGTACCAG TTTTCCTCCAGAAGCTGGTTGACCAGGACAACAAGAAGTTTGAGGAATGGTGCAATGAGATGGCAGATATGCGAAAGCAGAGCGTTGACAAAGGCAAAGCCAAACATGAGGAGGTGAAGGAGCTCTACGAATTGTTACCCGCGGAAGACG GCCAGTCGTATGAGTTTGTGCCTCTGGAATGGCTCAAAAAATGGCTTGATGACTCCACGGCCATCAAAGAAATTGACAACAGCCAATTCCTGTGCTCTCATGGCAAACTGCACCCAGACAAGATCGGCGACGTCAAAAGGATATCCTCGAAGGCCGCTGATCTCCTTTTTAGCCGCTACGGAGGAGTATCTAGACTAGGCC AGTCATCCCTCTGCAGAGACTGTGTTACTCAGCGATGTCGGGTGATCAGACTGAAAAACCAGCTGAATGAAGATTACAGGGAGGTCATGAATCTGGTCAAAGCCTCTCTGAAAAG TGATGAATCGGGTTTCTGGATCGGTAAGGCTTCTCTAAGAAGCTGGAGACAATTGGCTTTAGACCAGCTGGAGGAAGACGAGGAGGAAACTAAACACAACAACAGCAAAGTTAATGGAGAGAAAAGCAGCAGTGCAGGAGCCAAAG CTGATGGAGTTAAAGGAGAAAGTGAAGACGGAGATGGAGAAGAGATGAAGAACTTCAATGAGGACATTCTCTGTTATCACg GTGGTCTGAGTATACTAGAGAATGACAGGCGGCTGGTGTCTGCTGAGGTGTGGCATAAACTGCGGATGTATTTCCCCAAAGCACCAGAGTTCCCGCATAGTCGTGAGGCCTGTCAGCAGTGCATG AGGCTGGAAAGAGAAGGGAAAGAAAATGAggctttgaacagaatgatggcAAATGAACAGAAGAGCTCCCTGCTCAACCTCTTCCAGGAGAAGAATCGGCCCACACTGCAGAAATGGCCACAG GACTCGGATGTTCTGTACATTGTACCCCATTACTTTGTAGATGAATGGAGGAAATTTATCAG GAGGCCAGCAAAGAGCAACCCAGTGTCTAATGTGGGGAACAGTATCCTGCTCTGCCCACATGGAGGCTTCATGTTCACATATGACTCAATGCTGCAAGGAGATGCTCAACA TATAGCTCTTCTCTGGCCTGCTGAATGGGAAGTGATCAGCAAAATGTTTCTGGTGGACCAGGCCATCTCCATATGTCGGATTCATGACAAAACACAAGACAATGGCAATGTGCAATACCAGACTCATCCAG ATCTGTGTCGGGAATGCAGAGAGGGCTTCATATTCCAGCAGCAGAGGGACATGAGGGAGTACGCACAGGCCACAGTATACGTTCGCAAAGTCATTGACAAGAAAAGG ATGATTAAAGAATCAGCCCCTGAGTTTAGTGTGAGTGGATCAGATGTAGAGGATGAAAGAGAAGAGCCAAAATTTGATGGAGAGAAGGATCCAGACTTCAGTCAG TCTGAGATTGGAGCCAAACGACAGAAGCTGAACGAGACGGTCTCTCTTTCTACGGCCCCCGTGACCACTGCATCCAAGTCTGGCATCAGGAGGAGCACAAGGCACAGAAAACTGCGTGGGGAGAAAGCCCTTATCGTCTCTGCCAACCAGACACTGAAAGAGCTGAAAATCCAG ATCATGCATGCATTCTCAGTGGCTCCATTTGATCAAAACCTATCCATAGACGGACGCTGTTTAACAGATGACTCCGCCACACTAGGAAGTCTGGGAGTCATTCCAGAGAGCATTATTTGCCTTAAG GCTGATGAACCCATTGCTGATTATGCTGCAATGGATGATGTTTATCAAG TCTGTATGCCTGAAGAAGGATTTAAAG GCACTGGGCTGTTAGGACACTGA